The proteins below come from a single Vibrio diazotrophicus genomic window:
- a CDS encoding HD domain-containing phosphohydrolase, whose amino-acid sequence MTLFTKQLPRILVVDDEPANLKVMRQVLQEGYRLTFARSGQEALTRLEQESVDLILLDVMMPDMTGFELCKLLKDNPSTVCIPVIFVTALRDSIDEEKGFALGGVDYIVKPIIPAIVRARVKTHLSLVKVEALRETQIDLIQRLGRAAEYKDNETGMHVQRMSHYTKILAMALGMEEDHAEELRMATTMHDIGKIGIPDNILLKPGKLDEQEFAEMKKHVVIGGNILSNPRSTLISLAYKVATAHHEKWDGSGYPNGLVGDAIPIEGRIAAIADVFDALTSERPYKKAWSIEEAVEFLKSQSGKHFDPQLVQIFIEQLPAILEVKETFNEDQHYEPTTN is encoded by the coding sequence ATGACTTTGTTCACCAAACAATTACCACGAATCCTTGTTGTTGATGACGAACCGGCAAACCTCAAAGTGATGCGACAAGTTTTGCAGGAAGGTTACCGTCTGACTTTCGCTCGATCTGGTCAGGAAGCGTTGACGCGTTTGGAGCAGGAGAGCGTCGACCTAATCCTGTTGGATGTCATGATGCCAGACATGACGGGATTCGAGTTATGTAAGTTGCTTAAAGATAACCCAAGCACTGTCTGCATACCTGTAATATTCGTGACCGCACTTCGAGATTCCATTGATGAAGAGAAAGGCTTCGCTCTTGGAGGCGTTGACTATATTGTTAAACCGATTATCCCTGCAATTGTAAGAGCTCGGGTAAAAACGCATTTGTCTTTGGTAAAAGTTGAAGCGCTACGTGAAACTCAAATTGACTTAATTCAAAGGCTAGGGCGAGCTGCTGAATATAAGGACAACGAAACAGGTATGCATGTCCAACGTATGAGCCATTACACCAAAATTCTAGCGATGGCTTTAGGTATGGAAGAAGATCATGCCGAAGAGCTGCGAATGGCGACCACTATGCATGACATCGGAAAGATAGGTATACCCGATAATATCCTGCTCAAACCGGGCAAGCTTGATGAACAAGAGTTTGCTGAAATGAAAAAGCATGTGGTCATTGGCGGGAATATTCTCTCTAATCCACGTTCGACGCTGATCTCGTTGGCCTACAAAGTTGCCACAGCTCATCATGAAAAATGGGATGGTTCAGGATATCCTAACGGTTTAGTTGGGGATGCAATCCCTATCGAAGGGCGTATCGCAGCGATTGCTGATGTATTTGATGCGCTGACCAGTGAACGCCCGTATAAAAAGGCGTGGTCAATAGAAGAGGCCGTTGAGTTCCTGAAAAGCCAGTCAGGAAAGCACTTTGACCCACAATTGGTGCAAATATTCATTGAACAACTTCCAGCTATTTTAGAAGTGAAAGAGACGTTTAATGAGGATCAACATTACGAACCAACTACGAATTAG
- a CDS encoding MHYT domain-containing protein gives MPQASACYVELLIMFDHFFVVDVSPDKLVAGTYNVWLVAVSIFLASMASFFALRLASTARHIQLVSHRQIALLSGSFVMAGGIWSMHFVGMLAFAMPHQMEYDHHITALSFVPAVLASYFVLKSLINETYSLKVTLRNGFIVGAGIGAMHYIGMEAMNMDLDLRYDPYWFALSIVVSVGLATIALTARSRLRHAFPSLRSIHVNLISAAIMGSAISGMHYTGMEAARFIEEMECVTPPFTEQDNTQLAIIVSIFTLLLSTLAVNVSSQLRYRQLLREKTAGEARLQAILDTAADGVITIDAKGIVRGINGAACKIFGWLEHEVIGRNVSMLMPSNHQYQHDSYLENYFSTGKAQIIGSPRELYARHRFGELIPVRLAVGRVSLESGETLFVGFVSDISERKAMEEKLRESEQRLSSLMQNIPGSSFRRLLDHKWTPVFLSEGIVELTGYNADEFLSGRVAFADCVYEGKDRDLCSNMRANIDERDTYEIEYRIHHKNGNTVWVLENGMVVRDENNNVVWADGVMVDISSRKQMEQELVEAKQRAEHAAESKAAFLANMSHEIRTPMNAIIGFTDILLDSDIRGEDRKHLQTISHSSRSLLHLLNDILDSAKLEKNKMEIEQVPFKLAACVDTVISTLWLSAKNKGIELNLAMADDLPQVVLGAEDRIRQVLMNLVGNGIKFTESGGVSLTVSAVEQKPDWIRFSVIDSGIGIDPSRLKSIFEPFTQADASMSRRFGGTGLGTTISQQLVELMGGTIQATSELGKGSCFTIELPLPKSEAATVSRTSHIFDLPSLRVLVCDDIEQNINLLRILLERQNHKVFTAQDGHEAVAQFKSVQPDIILMDIQMPNLDGLGASKQIRQWEKQYKLASTPIIALTASVLAEDRVEARESGMDGFANKPVDFALLTQEMARVLHLEPGSQDEQNSGSATDSTVGKFNVVNLNKALKLWGDERLYLGELIRLSSKQAALSESLMELIDTQNWSELGQQAHKLKGLTGNLALIPLLHAFSDLERAVNAHMPTQARSAVTNIEKLWNTLMSDIEQLQVLYALDETVEPESSLRNTELQELLEDWLIATRAGELRDETVAKLKQGSPEIIKKHINDAVNAIEEFEFEAAERAILNAIETLQQEG, from the coding sequence TTGCCTCAAGCCAGTGCTTGTTATGTTGAGTTATTGATTATGTTTGACCACTTTTTTGTCGTAGATGTTAGCCCAGATAAACTTGTTGCTGGTACGTACAACGTTTGGCTTGTGGCGGTATCGATTTTTCTTGCATCCATGGCATCATTTTTCGCTTTGCGTTTAGCATCTACAGCAAGACACATACAGCTTGTAAGCCACAGACAGATAGCTTTACTCTCGGGATCGTTTGTTATGGCTGGTGGCATTTGGAGTATGCATTTCGTAGGAATGCTTGCTTTTGCCATGCCTCATCAAATGGAATATGACCACCATATCACTGCGTTATCTTTCGTTCCTGCCGTATTAGCGAGTTACTTCGTCCTCAAGTCGTTAATCAATGAAACGTATTCATTGAAAGTCACATTAAGAAACGGGTTTATTGTCGGTGCGGGAATCGGCGCGATGCACTATATCGGTATGGAAGCAATGAATATGGATCTCGATCTTCGCTACGATCCATATTGGTTTGCACTGTCTATTGTTGTATCGGTTGGATTGGCAACCATTGCTTTGACGGCGCGATCTAGATTGCGACACGCATTTCCATCCTTACGTTCTATACACGTTAATTTGATTAGTGCAGCTATTATGGGCAGTGCAATTTCTGGTATGCACTATACCGGAATGGAAGCCGCTCGCTTCATTGAAGAGATGGAGTGTGTTACCCCACCATTTACCGAACAAGACAACACACAATTGGCCATCATTGTTTCAATCTTTACGCTGCTTCTTTCTACTTTAGCGGTCAACGTCAGCTCTCAGCTTCGCTACCGTCAGTTATTAAGAGAGAAAACAGCGGGAGAAGCGAGGCTTCAGGCTATTCTCGATACTGCTGCTGATGGTGTTATTACAATAGATGCGAAAGGTATCGTTCGCGGTATTAATGGCGCAGCGTGTAAAATATTTGGCTGGTTAGAGCATGAAGTCATTGGGCGCAATGTTTCTATGCTAATGCCGTCCAACCATCAATATCAGCATGATTCCTACTTAGAAAACTACTTCAGTACCGGCAAGGCACAAATAATAGGCTCTCCAAGAGAGCTATACGCTCGTCATCGATTTGGTGAGTTAATACCTGTCAGATTAGCTGTCGGTCGAGTAAGTTTGGAAAGTGGAGAAACACTGTTTGTTGGATTTGTTTCTGATATTTCTGAACGCAAAGCGATGGAAGAGAAGCTAAGAGAGAGCGAACAACGTTTAAGCTCTCTTATGCAAAATATTCCTGGATCCTCGTTCAGACGTTTGCTCGATCATAAGTGGACACCTGTGTTCCTGAGTGAAGGCATCGTCGAACTTACGGGTTACAACGCGGATGAATTTTTGTCAGGTAGAGTTGCTTTTGCTGACTGCGTTTATGAAGGAAAAGATCGCGACTTATGCTCGAACATGCGTGCAAACATCGATGAACGTGACACATATGAAATTGAATACCGCATCCACCATAAAAACGGCAATACCGTTTGGGTGTTAGAAAATGGCATGGTTGTTCGCGATGAAAATAATAATGTGGTTTGGGCTGACGGGGTCATGGTGGATATCTCAAGTCGCAAACAGATGGAACAAGAGTTGGTTGAGGCGAAACAACGCGCCGAGCATGCAGCGGAGAGTAAAGCGGCGTTTTTGGCCAATATGAGCCATGAAATCCGAACGCCGATGAACGCCATCATAGGCTTTACTGACATTCTTCTGGATTCCGATATCAGAGGCGAGGATCGCAAACATCTTCAAACCATTTCGCATTCTTCTCGCTCATTACTGCATCTTCTTAACGATATTCTCGACAGCGCGAAACTTGAGAAGAATAAGATGGAAATTGAGCAGGTACCGTTCAAACTAGCGGCCTGTGTTGATACCGTTATTTCAACTTTATGGCTTTCAGCCAAAAACAAAGGCATAGAACTCAATCTGGCAATGGCTGATGACTTGCCCCAAGTCGTGTTAGGCGCTGAGGATCGTATACGCCAAGTTTTGATGAACCTTGTTGGTAACGGCATAAAATTTACCGAGAGTGGCGGTGTATCGCTGACGGTTTCCGCCGTTGAACAAAAGCCCGATTGGATTCGATTCAGTGTGATTGATTCGGGGATCGGCATTGATCCTTCTCGTCTTAAATCCATCTTTGAACCTTTCACGCAGGCCGATGCATCAATGAGTCGCCGCTTTGGCGGTACTGGTTTAGGAACCACTATTTCTCAGCAGTTGGTTGAGTTAATGGGCGGAACGATTCAAGCAACGAGCGAACTGGGTAAAGGGAGTTGTTTTACCATCGAGCTGCCACTACCAAAAAGTGAAGCTGCGACGGTTTCTCGCACATCTCACATCTTCGATCTGCCAAGTTTACGAGTGTTAGTGTGTGATGATATCGAGCAAAACATTAACTTATTGCGAATCCTTCTTGAGCGTCAAAATCATAAAGTATTTACCGCTCAAGATGGTCATGAAGCTGTTGCTCAGTTTAAATCGGTGCAACCGGATATCATCTTGATGGATATCCAGATGCCGAATTTAGATGGGTTGGGAGCGAGCAAACAAATTCGTCAATGGGAAAAACAGTACAAACTAGCGAGTACGCCAATCATTGCTTTAACCGCAAGTGTCTTGGCTGAAGATCGAGTGGAAGCAAGAGAATCCGGCATGGACGGTTTTGCAAATAAACCCGTAGATTTTGCTCTTCTAACTCAAGAGATGGCGAGAGTGCTGCATCTTGAACCTGGCTCTCAGGATGAGCAGAACTCAGGTTCAGCTACTGACAGCACTGTTGGAAAATTCAACGTAGTGAACCTGAATAAAGCGCTAAAACTTTGGGGTGATGAGCGCTTATATCTGGGAGAACTCATTCGTTTGAGCAGTAAGCAAGCCGCACTAAGTGAGAGCTTGATGGAGCTAATTGATACGCAAAATTGGTCAGAACTGGGTCAACAAGCCCATAAGTTGAAAGGTTTAACCGGAAATCTGGCCTTGATACCTCTCTTGCATGCCTTTTCTGATCTAGAGAGAGCCGTTAATGCTCATATGCCAACACAAGCTCGATCTGCTGTGACAAACATTGAAAAGCTCTGGAATACGTTGATGAGTGATATTGAACAACTTCAAGTTCTCTATGCTTTGGATGAAACGGTTGAACCAGAGTCATCATTAAGAAACACCGAATTGCAGGAGCTGCTTGAAGATTGGTTAATCGCAACCAGAGCTGGCGAACTGCGTGATGAGACCGTCGCTAAACTTAAGCAAGGCTCACCAGAAATAATCAAGAAACACATTAATGATGCGGTTAATGCTATTGAAGAATTTGAGTTTGAAGCTGCAGAACGAGCCATTCTCAACGCTATTGAAACGCTACAACAAGAAGGATAA
- a CDS encoding TetR/AcrR family transcriptional regulator, with product MRSAEFDREYVLRSAMNEFIAKGYNKTSMQDLKRATGLHPGSIYCAFENKRGLLLASLNHYAETKSESFEEFFVENDSILNGFEKYLNDIIEFKDCHENKGCLLQKSLSELEQQDEEVEAIICGMLNQWKVNIRKKIEIAKTHGELPSDTDCELLGDFLVMNIYGLRSFATTKPSKECLEKLVKKIVQSLKNS from the coding sequence ATGAGAAGTGCAGAATTTGACCGTGAGTATGTTTTACGCTCAGCGATGAATGAGTTCATCGCCAAAGGTTATAACAAAACCAGTATGCAGGATTTGAAACGAGCAACGGGCTTACATCCGGGGTCAATCTACTGTGCTTTCGAAAACAAACGCGGTTTGTTGCTTGCGTCTCTTAATCATTATGCTGAAACCAAATCCGAGTCGTTTGAAGAGTTCTTCGTTGAAAATGATTCCATCTTGAACGGCTTTGAAAAATATCTGAATGACATAATTGAATTTAAAGATTGCCATGAAAATAAAGGCTGCTTACTTCAGAAATCGCTGAGTGAACTTGAGCAGCAAGATGAGGAAGTTGAAGCGATCATCTGCGGCATGCTGAATCAGTGGAAAGTTAATATCAGAAAAAAAATTGAGATAGCTAAGACTCACGGTGAACTGCCATCGGATACAGATTGCGAGTTGCTTGGTGATTTTCTGGTTATGAATATCTATGGTTTAAGATCTTTCGCTACCACTAAGCCGTCAAAAGAATGTTTAGAGAAGTTGGTGAAAAAAATAGTACAGAGCTTAAAAAACAGCTAA